The Cellulomonas sp. P24 genome contains a region encoding:
- a CDS encoding response regulator transcription factor, producing the protein MVDNEPTSRALLAAALPLAGFEVHTVTDGAGALRVMRQLDPDLVIMDVVLPGMDGFAVTRQWRRMGQVVPVVFLTARDTTEDKVTGLSAGGDDYLTKPFSLEELVARMRAILRRTCDAGSADAGVLAYADLELDQDSREATRAGHRVDLSCTEFTLLQYLMHNQGRVVSKSQILEDVWQGEWDRSPNVVETYISYLRRKVDGITAEDGSTVAPLIHTRRGVGYLLRQASP; encoded by the coding sequence GTGGTCGACAATGAGCCCACCAGCCGCGCCCTGCTCGCGGCTGCGCTGCCGCTCGCCGGATTCGAGGTGCACACCGTCACCGACGGCGCAGGCGCCCTGCGGGTCATGCGCCAGCTCGACCCGGACCTGGTGATCATGGACGTCGTGCTCCCGGGCATGGACGGCTTTGCTGTGACCAGGCAGTGGCGCCGGATGGGACAGGTCGTCCCTGTGGTCTTCCTCACCGCCCGCGACACGACCGAAGACAAGGTCACGGGCCTGTCGGCCGGGGGCGACGACTACCTCACCAAGCCGTTCAGTCTCGAAGAACTGGTCGCGCGCATGCGTGCGATCCTGCGCCGGACGTGCGATGCGGGGAGTGCGGACGCGGGCGTACTCGCCTACGCCGATCTCGAGCTCGACCAGGATAGTCGTGAGGCCACCCGCGCGGGGCACCGGGTTGACCTGTCCTGCACCGAGTTCACACTCCTGCAGTACCTCATGCACAACCAGGGTCGGGTGGTGTCCAAGTCGCAGATCCTCGAGGACGTCTGGCAGGGTGAATGGGACCGCAGCCCCAACGTCGTGGAGACCTACATCTCCTACCTGAGGCGCAAGGTCGACGGCATCACGGCTGAGGACGGGTCCACCGTCGCACCGTTGATCCACACGCGGCGCGGTGTCGGATACCTGCTCCGGCAGGCGTCGCCGTGA
- a CDS encoding ATP-binding cassette domain-containing protein has product MTTTRFAVTGVTASKAGGESPSELLVATGIEKAYGRGMWPLRHRQEVLRGASLSLLAGEVVGLVGENGSGKSTLMRILVGAQASDAGTVVRTGTLGYCPQQPLVYPRLTPDEHFELFARAYQMTDEQARVSRQGIYDRLGFARYAHTRVERLSGGTLAKVNLGLALLADPDLLLLDEPYAGFDWDTYQKFWGLVADRRQAGRAVLVVSHFVVDEDRFDRIVDLKDGRAVAR; this is encoded by the coding sequence ATGACGACAACCCGCTTCGCGGTCACTGGAGTGACCGCTTCGAAGGCCGGCGGCGAATCACCGTCTGAGCTGCTCGTCGCAACTGGGATTGAGAAGGCGTACGGGCGCGGTATGTGGCCGCTGCGGCACCGTCAGGAGGTGTTGCGCGGGGCCAGTCTCAGCCTGCTTGCCGGCGAGGTAGTGGGCCTGGTCGGGGAGAACGGGTCCGGCAAGAGCACCTTGATGAGAATCCTCGTCGGTGCGCAGGCCTCCGACGCCGGGACGGTGGTCCGCACCGGCACGCTGGGGTACTGCCCGCAACAGCCCCTTGTCTACCCCCGCCTCACGCCAGATGAGCATTTCGAGCTCTTCGCGCGCGCCTATCAGATGACCGACGAACAGGCCCGCGTGTCCCGCCAGGGCATCTACGACCGGCTCGGCTTCGCCCGCTACGCCCATACCCGAGTCGAGCGTCTGTCGGGCGGAACCTTGGCCAAGGTCAACCTCGGGCTCGCGCTGCTCGCGGACCCTGATCTGCTGTTGCTCGACGAGCCGTACGCCGGGTTCGACTGGGACACATACCAGAAGTTCTGGGGCTTGGTCGCCGACCGCCGTCAGGCCGGTCGCGCAGTTCTCGTCGTCAGCCACTTCGTGGTCGACGAAGACCGGTTCGACCGCATCGTCGACCTCAAGGACGGACGGGCCGTGGCGCGATGA
- a CDS encoding M15 family metallopeptidase: protein MPDLGIPGPGEAGRPARQPGVEGGPPGLSNHGWGLAIDFCAATYTGTSGAWLDENGPAFGWANPPWAHRGGAGPYEPWHWEYTSAVARMTASAPTR from the coding sequence GTGCCTGACCTCGGGATACCGGGACCTGGAGAAGCAGGCCGCCCTGCGCGCCAGCCTGGGGTCGAAGGCGGCCCCCCGGGCCTGAGCAACCACGGATGGGGCCTGGCGATCGACTTCTGCGCCGCGACCTACACCGGGACGTCCGGTGCGTGGCTCGACGAGAACGGTCCCGCCTTCGGCTGGGCGAACCCGCCCTGGGCCCACCGCGGCGGGGCCGGACCCTACGAACCCTGGCACTGGGAGTACACCTCCGCAGTGGCACGAATGACCGCCAGCGCGCCCACACGGTGA
- a CDS encoding cell wall metabolism sensor histidine kinase WalK, which yields MAIVVVVFVGAATAWVVAAGVGPAIFHAHMARAGAVSPEVTVHAERAFRTASALSLALALAAATLTSVVVSIFLTRRITLSLSPVIAAARRVARRDYTARVPPVGMGAEFDELADAFNSMATDLGRIEATRTQMLGDLAHEMRTPIATLGAYLQAIAEGVEHADPPTLGMLRDQVGRLLRLSEDVALVTTVDEGRLTMRRTPTAITKIVTDAAAQAATRCAERGIDLDVRMAPITSGVMVDADADRLGQVLTNLLDNAVRHTLSGGAVRVMVDRVGARVRIVVADDGQGIPSEHLAHVFDRFYRVDSARDRAHGGSGVGLSIARAITEAHGGTITVHSDGPGRGAAFTIMLPVAASVRG from the coding sequence GTGGCGATCGTCGTCGTGGTGTTCGTCGGGGCTGCGACTGCCTGGGTCGTGGCCGCCGGTGTCGGGCCGGCGATCTTCCACGCCCACATGGCTCGCGCCGGTGCGGTGAGCCCGGAGGTCACCGTGCACGCCGAGCGCGCATTCCGCACCGCCTCCGCTCTGTCCCTGGCGCTCGCTCTGGCCGCTGCCACGCTCACGTCTGTGGTGGTCAGCATCTTCTTGACCCGGCGCATCACCCTCTCGCTGAGCCCGGTGATCGCCGCGGCCCGGAGGGTGGCAAGGCGCGACTACACCGCGCGGGTCCCGCCGGTCGGGATGGGCGCCGAGTTCGACGAGCTCGCGGACGCCTTCAACTCCATGGCCACCGACCTCGGCCGGATCGAAGCGACCCGAACGCAGATGCTCGGTGACCTTGCCCACGAGATGCGCACCCCGATCGCCACCCTGGGCGCCTACCTCCAGGCGATCGCCGAGGGAGTCGAGCATGCCGACCCGCCCACCCTGGGCATGCTCCGCGACCAGGTCGGGCGCTTGCTGCGTCTGAGCGAGGACGTCGCTCTGGTCACCACCGTCGACGAAGGCCGCCTGACGATGAGGCGCACTCCCACCGCGATCACGAAGATCGTCACCGACGCGGCCGCTCAGGCCGCGACCCGGTGCGCGGAGCGTGGCATCGACCTCGACGTTCGCATGGCGCCGATCACCTCGGGCGTGATGGTCGACGCGGACGCCGACCGGCTCGGGCAGGTCCTGACGAATCTGCTGGACAACGCCGTTCGCCACACCCTGTCTGGGGGCGCGGTTCGCGTGATGGTCGACCGTGTCGGGGCCCGCGTGCGGATCGTGGTGGCCGACGATGGCCAGGGCATCCCCTCGGAGCATCTGGCCCACGTGTTCGACCGGTTCTACCGGGTCGACAGTGCCCGTGACCGGGCTCACGGCGGTTCTGGGGTGGGTCTGTCGATCGCCAGGGCGATCACCGAGGCACACGGTGGGACGATCACGGTCCACAGCGACGGACCGGGCCGGGGTGCGGCGTTCACGATCATGCTGCCCGTCGCTGCGTCAGTGCGGGGGTGA
- a CDS encoding ABC transporter permease — protein MTVLVFVRRFLTDYARNPVNVLLLVVVPVVFVVVVAASLADFAKLLGGSGSAVQTVTAAWAAAFLAGIAMYFQIAATRDTDRRVVIAGFPASRLVLARLLTGLALAVLASATALVALAARTGIEDPVPVIAGTVMSAIIYLAIGATVGTVVRNPVNGTVIVLFVWILDVFFGPAIGATDRVATRGLPTHFVTLWMVGLPSGHSSHGGDLAWALAWTLTAVLASWAIVSARTGRARGHARRQSRARTGQLVAASQMARRDARRNPAQWALFVLVPVVFILGSVAVTPHKPITVTLEEHGRRIAHSLPMPDVHAATMAPLAIASLAALIGLFFLFDSRESDRRVALAGLRPNALLGARLGVLTLTVLAATAVSVATVAQVFNATRWLTYVAASVLIAMTYALVGALLARVFGRVGGVFMAFVLPFLDVGIVQSPMLHPTPTTLATWLPGYGASRVLLDGAFTSGFEETVPLLIGLGWLLVLGVGVALAYRHAIAPAAPAACAGSRRARR, from the coding sequence ATGACCGTGCTGGTGTTTGTCCGGCGCTTCCTCACCGACTACGCCCGCAACCCGGTCAACGTGTTGCTGCTCGTCGTGGTCCCCGTCGTGTTCGTCGTGGTCGTGGCCGCAAGCCTGGCCGACTTCGCGAAGCTGCTTGGCGGCAGCGGATCGGCTGTGCAGACCGTCACGGCCGCCTGGGCGGCCGCGTTCCTGGCCGGCATCGCGATGTACTTCCAGATCGCCGCCACCCGGGACACCGACCGGCGCGTGGTCATCGCCGGGTTCCCGGCCTCCCGCCTGGTGCTCGCTCGGCTCCTGACAGGCCTGGCCCTGGCAGTACTCGCCAGCGCAACCGCCCTGGTCGCGCTGGCCGCCCGTACCGGCATCGAGGACCCGGTCCCGGTCATCGCCGGCACCGTGATGTCCGCGATCATCTACCTCGCGATTGGCGCCACCGTCGGCACTGTGGTCCGCAACCCGGTCAACGGCACCGTCATCGTGCTGTTCGTCTGGATACTGGACGTGTTCTTCGGACCCGCCATCGGTGCGACTGACCGGGTCGCCACGCGCGGCCTACCGACTCACTTCGTCACGCTGTGGATGGTGGGCCTCCCGTCCGGACACAGCAGCCATGGAGGAGATCTCGCCTGGGCCCTGGCGTGGACGCTCACCGCCGTGCTTGCCTCGTGGGCGATCGTCTCGGCGCGTACCGGTCGCGCCCGCGGACACGCCCGACGCCAGTCCCGGGCACGAACCGGGCAGCTCGTAGCCGCGTCCCAGATGGCCCGGCGCGACGCGCGACGCAACCCGGCCCAGTGGGCGCTGTTCGTCCTCGTGCCGGTCGTGTTCATCCTCGGCTCCGTGGCGGTCACCCCACACAAGCCCATCACCGTGACGCTCGAGGAGCACGGCCGTCGAATCGCGCACTCCTTGCCGATGCCCGATGTGCACGCAGCCACCATGGCCCCCCTCGCGATCGCCTCACTGGCAGCGCTGATCGGGTTGTTCTTCCTGTTCGACAGCCGCGAAAGTGATCGACGCGTCGCCCTCGCCGGGCTGAGGCCGAACGCGCTGCTGGGAGCCCGCCTGGGCGTGCTCACCCTGACGGTGCTGGCCGCGACCGCCGTGTCCGTCGCGACCGTTGCACAGGTCTTCAACGCCACCCGGTGGCTCACCTACGTCGCAGCGAGCGTTCTCATCGCAATGACCTACGCCCTCGTCGGCGCCCTGCTCGCCCGGGTCTTCGGGCGAGTCGGCGGCGTCTTCATGGCGTTCGTGCTCCCCTTCCTCGACGTTGGCATCGTGCAGAGCCCGATGCTCCACCCCACCCCCACGACGCTGGCCACCTGGCTACCCGGCTACGGCGCGTCGCGGGTCCTGCTCGACGGAGCGTTCACCAGCGGCTTCGAGGAGACTGTGCCCCTGCTCATCGGTCTGGGTTGGCTCCTCGTCCTTGGCGTCGGGGTCGCGCTGGCCTACCGCCACGCGATAGCACCCGCCGCGCCGGCGGCCTGTGCGGGTAGCCGACGCGCCCGTCGTTGA
- a CDS encoding glutaredoxin, whose translation MTGASPQPASEPPLAATRVDITVVSTPACHYCADAELALTVIADRYPIRVRIVELESPEGLRLTARHRPAMSPLVLVNGQFFSAGRLPRKKLLAVLSTAAAEDASSGDGSWVAS comes from the coding sequence ATGACCGGCGCGTCGCCTCAACCTGCGAGCGAACCACCGCTCGCGGCGACACGTGTGGACATCACCGTCGTGAGCACACCCGCGTGCCACTACTGCGCCGATGCCGAGCTCGCGCTCACGGTGATCGCCGACCGGTACCCGATCCGCGTGCGCATCGTGGAGCTGGAGTCGCCCGAAGGCCTGCGTCTGACGGCCCGGCACCGCCCGGCGATGAGCCCGCTGGTCTTGGTGAACGGCCAGTTCTTCAGCGCCGGGCGACTGCCGCGCAAGAAGCTCCTCGCCGTTCTCAGCACTGCTGCCGCCGAGGACGCCTCCTCCGGCGACGGTTCGTGGGTCGCGAGCTGA
- a CDS encoding redoxin domain-containing protein, with the protein MTSRSAQRRNLTDRASIVHAQALARAKAERGRRRRRLLSWTGALVVIAALVTFGMLTSRSAASDAQRVAPDFTLPTTTGTTVSLSSFRGRPVILYFSEGAGCAPCSAQIAAIEKDKAAFDAAHLTVLPIVMNTRAEIQPDLDAAGVTTPVLLDNGTVSQEYDALGKGMHPGLPGHSFVLIGPTGTQLWSAEYPSMWLDPPTAPQRGDLATEGMSRLPRHRHASPQTRRRGDPTAAPPAPCPPRPRRRPRAKRHRIALTLVRTALAGTLVASITAFAVGSTGRAEAGSPTPSWPTTLEALTASTPAPPVPTAMVERPLSNLERASRSEARNAVPGCSGIVIGGDRNGQLPPSELCDLWQRPYQDRADAVVTLYALDDAYRARFGTDMCLTSGYRDLEKQAALRASLGSKAAPRA; encoded by the coding sequence ATGACCTCGCGCAGCGCGCAGCGCCGCAACCTCACCGACCGCGCCTCGATCGTGCATGCACAGGCGCTCGCCCGGGCCAAGGCCGAACGCGGCCGGCGCCGGCGCCGGCTCCTGTCGTGGACCGGGGCGCTGGTCGTCATCGCCGCCCTGGTGACCTTCGGCATGCTGACCTCACGTTCGGCGGCGTCCGACGCGCAACGGGTGGCGCCCGACTTCACCCTGCCCACCACCACGGGCACCACCGTGAGCCTGAGCAGCTTCCGTGGGCGCCCGGTGATCTTGTACTTCAGCGAGGGTGCCGGCTGCGCTCCCTGCAGCGCCCAGATCGCCGCGATCGAGAAGGACAAGGCCGCGTTCGACGCGGCACACCTGACCGTGCTGCCGATCGTCATGAACACCCGGGCCGAGATTCAGCCCGATCTGGACGCCGCCGGGGTCACCACCCCCGTCCTGCTCGACAACGGGACCGTCTCCCAGGAGTACGACGCCCTCGGCAAGGGCATGCACCCAGGCCTGCCCGGGCACTCGTTCGTCCTCATCGGCCCCACCGGCACCCAGCTGTGGAGCGCGGAGTACCCCTCGATGTGGCTCGACCCCCCAACAGCTCCTCAGCGAGGCGACCTCGCGACTGAAGGCATGAGCCGCCTCCCGCGCCACCGGCACGCGTCCCCCCAGACCAGGCGGCGCGGTGATCCCACCGCCGCGCCGCCTGCCCCATGCCCGCCACGCCCCCGGCGGCGCCCACGCGCCAAGAGACACCGGATCGCCCTCACGCTCGTGCGGACCGCGCTGGCAGGGACGCTCGTGGCTTCGATCACGGCCTTCGCGGTCGGCTCGACCGGACGCGCCGAAGCGGGCTCACCGACACCGTCCTGGCCGACAACCCTCGAAGCCCTGACCGCGTCGACGCCCGCTCCGCCTGTCCCCACCGCCATGGTCGAGCGCCCCTTGTCGAATCTGGAGCGCGCGTCGCGTTCCGAGGCCCGTAACGCCGTTCCCGGGTGCAGTGGCATCGTGATCGGAGGAGATCGCAACGGGCAGCTGCCGCCGTCCGAGCTGTGCGACCTGTGGCAGCGCCCCTACCAGGACCGCGCAGACGCGGTCGTGACCCTCTACGCCCTCGACGACGCCTACCGGGCCCGGTTCGGGACCGACATGTGCCTGACCTCGGGATACCGGGACCTGGAGAAGCAGGCCGCCCTGCGCGCCAGCCTGGGGTCGAAGGCGGCCCCCCGGGCCTGA
- a CDS encoding isoprenylcysteine carboxylmethyltransferase family protein, translated as MSSGYGLWPLVLISTAIFVVFAASFFHPRSGRDWRAMGAYTGFLVALFTEMYGFPLTVYVLAGPLGTRFPLLRADHAGGHLWNDLIGWTGDPHASPFHLASYAMIGGGFWLIAVAWRHLFAAARDHQLATAGPYGWLRHPQYAGFLLVMLGLLVQWPTIPTLVMFPVLAVVYRRLARNEEREVAAAFGQAWTAYAATVNPFIPRRPRPIAPAKSARPVAVSAAPPATRPN; from the coding sequence GTGAGCAGCGGATACGGCCTGTGGCCGCTCGTGCTGATCAGCACCGCGATCTTCGTGGTGTTCGCGGCCAGCTTCTTTCACCCGCGCAGCGGGCGCGACTGGCGCGCGATGGGCGCCTACACGGGGTTCCTGGTGGCGCTGTTCACCGAGATGTACGGCTTCCCGCTGACCGTCTACGTGCTGGCCGGCCCGTTGGGGACCCGGTTCCCGCTGCTACGCGCCGACCACGCCGGCGGGCACCTGTGGAACGACCTGATCGGGTGGACTGGCGACCCGCACGCAAGCCCCTTCCACCTGGCGTCCTACGCGATGATCGGTGGCGGGTTCTGGTTGATCGCCGTCGCGTGGCGCCACCTGTTCGCCGCCGCCCGCGACCACCAGCTCGCCACGGCCGGACCCTACGGTTGGCTCCGCCATCCTCAGTACGCAGGCTTTCTGCTCGTCATGCTCGGCCTACTCGTCCAATGGCCGACCATCCCGACCCTGGTCATGTTCCCGGTCCTCGCCGTGGTTTACCGGCGCTTGGCGCGCAACGAAGAACGTGAGGTCGCCGCAGCCTTCGGCCAGGCCTGGACCGCGTACGCGGCCACGGTCAACCCGTTCATCCCCAGGCGCCCCCGCCCTATCGCACCCGCAAAATCCGCACGACCCGTGGCTGTCTCAGCCGCTCCCCCAGCGACGAGACCGAACTGA
- a CDS encoding DoxX family protein, whose product MDAVLKWLPGFRGDYMDTIMGEANGQPGWTKPWFDFWTNVQHPYTTFFAYLVAVLETLIAVALIIGFARKITYVGAIVLSMLIWGTAEGFGGPYTSGSSDIGTAIIYVLVFVALLSFSYDEGPSRYAVDTWLERRISWWHWLAEVGAHNHHPDSAARPDTAAHTDTAAHPGPVPAGPVPDTSRSDSLATSHHSH is encoded by the coding sequence GTGGATGCCGTCCTGAAGTGGCTTCCGGGTTTCAGGGGTGACTACATGGACACGATCATGGGAGAGGCCAACGGGCAGCCGGGTTGGACGAAGCCGTGGTTCGACTTCTGGACCAACGTGCAACATCCGTACACAACATTCTTCGCCTATCTCGTCGCCGTCCTGGAGACCCTCATCGCGGTGGCGCTGATCATCGGGTTCGCCCGCAAGATCACCTACGTCGGTGCGATTGTCCTGAGCATGCTGATCTGGGGAACCGCCGAAGGTTTCGGTGGTCCGTACACGTCAGGTTCCAGTGACATCGGCACCGCGATCATCTACGTCCTGGTGTTCGTCGCCCTGCTCAGCTTCAGCTACGACGAGGGACCGAGCCGGTACGCCGTCGACACGTGGCTGGAGCGACGGATCAGCTGGTGGCACTGGCTCGCCGAGGTCGGCGCCCACAACCACCACCCCGACTCTGCGGCGCGCCCTGACACCGCCGCACACACCGACACCGCCGCGCACCCCGGGCCCGTCCCCGCAGGCCCGGTGCCGGACACCTCGCGATCCGACTCGCTCGCCACCTCCCACCATTCCCACTGA
- a CDS encoding PspA/IM30 family protein, giving the protein MADKQTVLGRITQLAKANINSLLDHAEDPGKMIDQLIRDYTNNIAQAEDAVAQTIGNLRLAEQDHAADLAAATDWGQKAAAASTRADQMRAAGNTADAQKFDNLAKLALGKQITAEHNATEAEPLIASQSVVVEKLKAGLIAMKDKLADLKTRRDSLVARQKTAEAQSRVQGAMSSINVLDPTSEISRFEETVRREEAHAAGQAEIAGSSLDAQFAELDASSENIEIEARLAALKAGSN; this is encoded by the coding sequence GTGGCAGACAAGCAGACCGTCCTTGGCCGCATCACCCAGCTCGCGAAAGCCAACATCAACTCCCTCCTGGACCACGCCGAGGACCCAGGCAAGATGATCGACCAGCTCATCCGCGACTACACGAACAACATCGCCCAGGCCGAGGACGCCGTCGCCCAGACCATCGGCAACCTGCGCCTGGCCGAACAGGACCACGCCGCTGACCTCGCCGCGGCCACGGACTGGGGCCAGAAGGCCGCCGCGGCCTCCACCCGCGCCGACCAGATGCGCGCAGCGGGCAACACGGCCGATGCCCAGAAGTTCGACAACCTCGCCAAACTCGCGCTCGGCAAGCAGATCACCGCCGAACACAACGCCACCGAGGCCGAGCCGCTGATCGCCTCGCAGTCCGTGGTCGTCGAGAAGCTCAAGGCCGGGCTGATCGCGATGAAGGACAAGCTCGCCGACCTCAAGACCCGGCGCGACTCCCTGGTGGCCCGGCAGAAGACCGCGGAGGCCCAGTCCCGCGTCCAGGGGGCCATGTCCTCCATCAATGTGCTCGACCCGACGAGTGAGATCTCACGGTTCGAGGAGACGGTGCGCCGCGAGGAGGCCCACGCCGCCGGGCAAGCCGAGATCGCGGGATCCTCCCTGGACGCGCAGTTCGCCGAGCTCGACGCGTCGAGCGAGAACATCGAGATCGAAGCCCGACTGGCGGCGCTCAAGGCAGGGTCCAACTGA
- a CDS encoding cytochrome c biogenesis CcdA family protein → MTTGSVLAAFFAGGVALFAPCCIVFLAPSYLAVAVKNRRWRLLPFTFVFAAGLALVLVPITLGVGLLAGAIAHYHGALYFAGGVLMIVLAILSLSGRMWSLPSFIAAPDTARGDTGSFFALGVFSGIASSCCAPVLAGVMTLSALSGSAAGGLLLGLAFVFGMVFPLFVMALVWDKAHLAERRWMRPRPVRLRAAGRVLVTNTLNLGVAAAFTVMGVVVFYLAATGGMSGGSGVQGAIGRGLAGGFERIQVWLAPVPEAVLGLGLLALAAVFVVATLRRRPPAGRDDPDPDDPADHHTDSLPDRSSPAQTPAASKENRS, encoded by the coding sequence TTGACCACCGGTAGCGTGCTGGCTGCCTTCTTCGCCGGGGGCGTGGCGTTGTTCGCGCCCTGTTGCATCGTGTTCCTCGCCCCGAGCTACCTGGCGGTGGCGGTCAAGAACCGCCGCTGGCGGCTCTTGCCGTTCACGTTCGTGTTCGCGGCGGGCCTGGCCCTGGTCCTGGTGCCGATCACCCTGGGCGTGGGACTGCTCGCCGGGGCGATCGCGCACTACCACGGCGCACTGTACTTCGCCGGTGGGGTCCTGATGATCGTCCTGGCGATCCTGTCGCTGTCGGGTCGGATGTGGTCGCTGCCCTCGTTCATCGCCGCCCCCGACACCGCCCGCGGTGACACCGGGAGCTTCTTCGCGCTCGGTGTCTTCTCGGGGATCGCCTCGAGCTGCTGCGCGCCGGTCCTCGCCGGAGTCATGACGCTCTCAGCGCTGTCGGGCTCGGCCGCCGGCGGCCTGCTGCTGGGTTTGGCGTTCGTGTTCGGGATGGTGTTCCCCCTGTTCGTGATGGCGCTGGTCTGGGACAAGGCGCACCTGGCCGAGCGGCGGTGGATGCGCCCGCGCCCGGTTCGGCTGCGGGCCGCCGGGCGCGTGCTGGTGACCAACACGCTGAACCTCGGAGTCGCCGCGGCGTTCACCGTCATGGGCGTGGTCGTGTTCTACCTGGCCGCAACCGGTGGAATGTCCGGTGGGTCGGGTGTGCAGGGTGCCATTGGTCGCGGGCTCGCTGGGGGGTTCGAACGCATCCAGGTGTGGTTGGCGCCCGTCCCCGAGGCGGTCCTCGGTCTGGGGCTGCTCGCGCTCGCCGCGGTCTTCGTCGTGGCGACCCTGCGGCGCCGCCCACCGGCCGGTCGCGACGACCCCGACCCCGATGACCCGGCGGACCACCACACCGATTCGCTCCCCGACCGGTCCTCGCCGGCGCAGACCCCAGCCGCATCCAAGGAGAACCGGTCATGA
- a CDS encoding response regulator transcription factor: MANPGTASTSAPALRTRVLVVDDEVPLARLVSGYLERDGFDVATATDGHEAIAQAREWDPGVIVLDLGLPGVDGIEVCRVVRTFSDCYIIMLTARVEEIDKLIGLSVGADDYLTKPFSPRELVARVKAMLRRPRQDDTGAETADMTVGSLTIDLLAREVRLAGELVDLTRTEFDVLAVLATHPRMVFSRVQLIEAVWGATWVGDEHLVDVHIAHVRRKLGDDSTAPTFIRTVRGVGYRMGPGQ, translated from the coding sequence ATGGCCAATCCGGGTACTGCGTCGACGTCTGCTCCAGCCCTCAGGACCCGGGTGCTCGTGGTGGATGACGAGGTGCCCCTGGCCCGACTGGTCTCCGGCTACCTGGAGCGAGACGGGTTCGACGTCGCCACCGCGACGGACGGCCATGAGGCGATCGCGCAAGCGCGCGAATGGGACCCTGGCGTGATCGTGCTGGACCTGGGGCTGCCGGGGGTCGACGGCATCGAGGTGTGCCGGGTCGTGCGGACCTTCTCCGACTGCTACATCATCATGCTCACGGCGCGCGTGGAGGAGATAGACAAGCTCATCGGCCTGTCCGTGGGTGCGGACGACTATCTCACCAAGCCGTTCAGCCCGCGCGAGCTCGTCGCCCGGGTCAAGGCCATGCTGCGCCGGCCCCGCCAGGACGACACCGGCGCCGAGACAGCCGACATGACCGTCGGATCGTTGACGATCGACCTGCTCGCCCGGGAGGTGCGCCTCGCCGGGGAGCTGGTCGATCTGACCCGCACCGAGTTCGACGTCCTGGCGGTGTTGGCGACCCATCCGCGCATGGTCTTCTCCCGGGTCCAGCTCATCGAGGCGGTGTGGGGAGCCACGTGGGTCGGTGACGAGCACCTGGTGGACGTCCACATCGCTCACGTGCGCCGCAAGCTGGGTGACGACTCAACGGCGCCGACGTTCATCCGCACCGTGCGGGGTGTGGGGTACCGGATGGGCCCGGGGCAGTGA